The following are from one region of the Prevotella communis genome:
- a CDS encoding carboxypeptidase-like regulatory domain-containing protein codes for MKRLLYIILYIALAINVSAQVRVTGRVTDLHSKPVSDVIVKLTSGTKTLAFTSTNVKGEYVIGLKSAPSGEVILQFNHVSYEKESKKLTLKEKAIKVDMTLTPKEVSLKEVMVKPDPLKMRGDTLSYNLASFLKKGDVTLEDGLKNLPGISIADNGAISYMGKGISDFYIGGLNMLGGRYNLATKNIPAEFATQVDIMKHHKHRKIDADEESDAVAINIKLSKKAQFKPFGQPELGVGIREDKLLYAAGATEMMFTDNFQLLASGKYSNNGNFGLYDMVNHNGGDSFGSLATNKLPGWGQAGSGVGESIYRTNGYGSLNAIQKIDSVRQVRVNADYTYERMNSSASSEAYYFAGGENIYIAESIAPLSKSHRPMFSVRFEDNASNHYFSDTFSAKAQFLTNENPSLTHSEGDNDIVLNSQHRDATSINLHNSLWATIRLGKRKLSFTSNIEFIRTPEVLMLMNESAQRGQSSQLNTRHGTSLQIKLGRKWKIDMPVDLTANYNFIETGLTKPDVANQSQRMSGWKLVPSINPSVSWTSADKKLYSSLGLNMKLLNLNYLSQYDDKRTTLSEVFAEPHVFLRYTFNGTSELTFSSGFSNAAGDILDLLTTPVQINYRSTSAASGVIGKSQSWSSDIRYTKQIPFSYFTFGANASYSQGKRNVLSSRMVSQTATESTAIFRDSHSRSASGGINASKNILSLFTKLSANADVSWGSSEYMMQSRFVTSYHTGYSMRLQADVTPVPWLEANIKGDYGKNFLRTSSSNQSSDNLRCTGSLAVFPIPTIEIRSTCNFMHDMIEPGKYKDASMLSASVQYKTKGAIWKLTGENLLDIRHYTRTSFVDTDRFVHTTNLVGRTIMLTCKLLVASKK; via the coding sequence ATGAAACGACTCCTCTACATTATATTATATATAGCACTGGCCATCAATGTCTCGGCGCAGGTGCGAGTGACGGGACGGGTGACCGACCTGCACAGCAAACCCGTGAGCGATGTCATCGTGAAGCTGACGAGCGGCACGAAGACATTGGCATTTACCAGCACCAACGTGAAGGGCGAGTATGTGATAGGATTGAAGAGTGCGCCCAGCGGGGAGGTCATACTTCAGTTCAACCACGTCAGCTATGAGAAGGAGTCGAAAAAACTAACGCTCAAGGAGAAAGCTATCAAGGTGGACATGACGCTGACGCCGAAGGAAGTTTCGCTGAAAGAGGTGATGGTGAAGCCAGACCCGCTGAAGATGAGGGGCGACACGCTCTCCTACAACCTTGCCTCCTTCCTCAAGAAAGGTGACGTAACACTTGAAGACGGTTTAAAGAACCTGCCAGGCATCAGCATTGCGGATAATGGTGCCATCAGCTACATGGGCAAGGGTATTTCCGATTTTTACATTGGTGGGCTCAACATGCTTGGCGGTCGTTATAACCTTGCCACGAAGAATATTCCTGCTGAGTTTGCCACCCAGGTGGATATCATGAAACACCACAAGCATCGCAAGATAGATGCCGACGAGGAGAGCGATGCCGTAGCAATCAATATAAAGCTGAGCAAAAAGGCACAGTTCAAGCCATTTGGGCAACCAGAGTTGGGCGTTGGTATCAGGGAGGACAAGCTTTTATATGCAGCAGGTGCCACGGAGATGATGTTCACCGACAACTTCCAGTTGCTTGCTTCTGGAAAATACAGCAACAACGGCAACTTTGGTCTCTACGATATGGTTAATCACAATGGCGGCGACAGTTTCGGCTCACTGGCTACCAACAAGCTCCCTGGATGGGGACAGGCAGGTAGTGGCGTGGGCGAGTCCATCTATCGCACAAACGGCTATGGCAGCCTCAACGCCATACAGAAGATTGACAGCGTGCGACAGGTCAGGGTCAATGCCGACTACACTTACGAACGCATGAACAGTAGCGCCAGTTCTGAGGCCTACTATTTTGCAGGTGGTGAGAACATTTATATCGCGGAGTCCATCGCTCCCCTTTCCAAGTCTCATCGGCCTATGTTCAGCGTGAGGTTTGAAGACAATGCCAGCAATCATTATTTCTCTGACACCTTCAGCGCAAAGGCACAGTTTCTCACGAACGAGAACCCTTCCCTGACACACTCAGAAGGAGACAATGACATTGTGTTGAATAGTCAGCACAGAGATGCCACCTCAATCAATCTGCACAACAGCCTTTGGGCAACCATACGCCTTGGCAAGCGAAAACTGTCGTTTACCAGCAATATTGAATTCATCCGCACACCCGAGGTATTGATGCTGATGAACGAAAGTGCACAGAGAGGTCAGAGTTCCCAGCTCAACACACGTCATGGCACGTCACTACAAATAAAACTGGGTCGCAAGTGGAAGATTGATATGCCTGTGGACCTCACAGCCAACTACAATTTCATTGAGACCGGACTCACAAAACCAGACGTCGCTAACCAGAGTCAGCGGATGAGCGGATGGAAACTCGTGCCCAGCATTAATCCCTCTGTTTCGTGGACATCGGCCGACAAGAAGCTCTATTCATCTCTGGGTCTCAACATGAAACTGTTGAACCTGAATTATCTTTCCCAATACGACGACAAGCGCACCACATTGTCAGAGGTGTTTGCAGAGCCCCATGTATTCCTGCGCTACACCTTCAACGGCACCTCCGAACTGACCTTCTCCAGTGGTTTTAGTAATGCTGCTGGCGACATCCTGGATCTACTTACCACACCTGTCCAGATAAACTATCGCAGCACTTCCGCAGCATCGGGCGTGATTGGCAAGAGTCAGTCGTGGAGCAGCGATATCCGATACACCAAGCAGATACCCTTCAGCTACTTCACCTTCGGTGCCAATGCCAGCTACAGTCAGGGCAAGCGCAATGTGCTCTCATCCCGAATGGTGAGCCAGACGGCAACAGAAAGTACAGCTATCTTCCGCGACAGCCATTCGCGCTCAGCAAGTGGAGGCATCAATGCGTCGAAGAATATACTATCCCTTTTCACCAAACTCTCTGCCAATGCCGATGTGTCGTGGGGCAGTAGTGAGTATATGATGCAGAGTCGTTTTGTCACTTCTTACCATACGGGCTACAGCATGCGGCTGCAGGCCGACGTCACACCAGTTCCCTGGCTTGAGGCCAATATCAAGGGCGACTATGGAAAGAACTTCCTGCGCACCAGTTCCTCTAACCAGTCGTCAGACAATCTGCGCTGTACAGGTTCGTTGGCCGTGTTCCCCATACCCA